Genomic window (Sphingomonas sp. HF-S4):
GGGCGACTATACCTTCCTCAGCCACGACGGCGGGGTGATCGGCGCCGTGATGAAGGTGCAGGGCGGCAAGCCCCCGCACTGGAACTACTTCTTCCGCGTCGGCGGGATCGACGAGGCCAAGGAGCGGATCGAAGCGAATGGCGGTGCCGTCGTGGACGGGCCGCATGAGGTTCCGGGCGGAGACTTCGTTATCTATGCCAAGGATCCGCAGGGTGCCGCGTTCGGCGTGGTCGGCTCGCGCTGATGCTCGAACTCTACGCACACCCCTTCTCGTCCTATTGCTGGAAGGTGCTGATCCCGCTCTACGAGAACGACACGTCGTTCACGTATCGCTCGCTCGAGGAGCCGGGTAACCCCGCCGAATTCGCCCGGCTCTGGCCGATCGGCAAGTTCCCGCTGCTGGTCGACGACGGCAAGCCGGTGATGGAATCGAGCATCATCATTGAGCATCTCCAGCGCTTCCATCCTGGGCCGGTCGCCTTCATCCCCGGGGGCGACGCGGCGCTGGAGGTGCGGATGCTCGATCGCATCTTGGACAACCATGTCATGAACCAGATGACGCGCGTGGTGGTCGATGCGATCCGCGGGCCCGAGCGGCACGATTCCGTGGAAGTCGCGGAGGCCAAGGCGGCGCTGCAAAAGGCCTATGCCTGGCTAGATCAGTGGATGTCGGGGCGCGAATGGGCTTCGGGCGATTTCTCGCTCGCCGACTGCGCCGCCGCGCCGTCGCTCTTCTACGCCGACTGGGTCGATCCGATTCCCGAGGCGCTGATCAGCCTTCGCGCCTATCGCGCCCGCCTGCTCGCCCGTCCTTCGGTGGCGCGCGCGATCGACGAGGCGCGGCCCTACCGATCCTATTTCCCGCTCGGCGCGCCCGAAAGAGATTGAAGGAGTAACCATGCGTAAGATCATCGGCGGCGCGTTCGTCTCGCTCGACGGCGTGATGCAGGCACCGGGCGGCCCCGAGGAGGATCCGACCGGCGGCTTCTCTCATGGCGGCTGGCTCACCCAGATCTTCGACGAAGGGCTGGGCAACCAGGTCGACACGCTGTTCGGCCAGCCGTTCGATCTGCTGCTGGGGCGGCGGACCTATGAGATTTTCGCCGCGCACTGGCCGTTCGTGGCGGAGGACGACCAGATCGGCGCGATCTTCCGCGACAACCGCAAATATGTGCTGAGCCGCAGTGACGATGTCGATCTCCGCTGGAAGGGCAGCGAGCGGTTGGAGAGCGTGGAAGATGTTGCGCGGATCAAGGACGGGGCGGGGCCGAACCTGGTGATCCAGGGCAGCTCGACGCTCTATCCGCAGTTGCTCGAACGCGGGCTGGTCGACCGGCTGG
Coding sequences:
- a CDS encoding dihydrofolate reductase family protein gives rise to the protein MRKIIGGAFVSLDGVMQAPGGPEEDPTGGFSHGGWLTQIFDEGLGNQVDTLFGQPFDLLLGRRTYEIFAAHWPFVAEDDQIGAIFRDNRKYVLSRSDDVDLRWKGSERLESVEDVARIKDGAGPNLVIQGSSTLYPQLLERGLVDRLVVMTAPMLLGHGKRLFGEATPAGRWRLIEHRVTVNGMAMGTYEPAGAIETGSFAMETPTPEELARREKWEAEG
- a CDS encoding glutathione S-transferase family protein translates to MLELYAHPFSSYCWKVLIPLYENDTSFTYRSLEEPGNPAEFARLWPIGKFPLLVDDGKPVMESSIIIEHLQRFHPGPVAFIPGGDAALEVRMLDRILDNHVMNQMTRVVVDAIRGPERHDSVEVAEAKAALQKAYAWLDQWMSGREWASGDFSLADCAAAPSLFYADWVDPIPEALISLRAYRARLLARPSVARAIDEARPYRSYFPLGAPERD